The Mycolicibacterium flavescens genome has a segment encoding these proteins:
- a CDS encoding acyl-CoA dehydrogenase, whose amino-acid sequence MSSFVETEEQQALRKSVAAMAANFGQDYYLEKARADEHTDELWLEAGKLGFIGVNLPEEYGGGGAGMYELSIVMEEMSAAGCPLLLMVVSPAINGTIIAKFGTDDQKKRWLPGIADGSITMAFAITEPDAGSNSHRITTTARRDGADWILSGQKVYISGVDQAQAVLVVGRAYKEGAHKSESLRPALFIVPTDTKGLSATKIEMELVSPENQFQLFLDEVRLPADALVGSEDAAIAQLFAGLNPERIMGAASAVGMGRFAINKAVDYVKTRQVWKTPIGAHQGLSHPLAQNHIEIELAKLMMQKAASLYDAGDDVGAAEAANMAKYAAGEASVRAVDQAVQSMGGNGLTKEYGIAAAVTASKLARIAPVSREMILNFIAQTSLGLPRSY is encoded by the coding sequence GTGAGCAGTTTCGTCGAGACCGAAGAGCAGCAGGCGTTACGCAAGTCGGTCGCCGCGATGGCCGCGAACTTCGGCCAGGACTACTACCTGGAGAAGGCGCGCGCCGACGAACACACCGACGAGTTATGGTTGGAGGCAGGTAAACTCGGGTTCATCGGGGTGAACTTGCCCGAAGAGTACGGTGGCGGCGGCGCAGGCATGTATGAGCTGTCGATCGTGATGGAGGAGATGTCGGCGGCGGGCTGCCCGCTGTTGCTGATGGTCGTTTCGCCCGCGATCAACGGCACCATCATCGCCAAGTTCGGCACCGACGACCAGAAGAAGCGTTGGCTGCCCGGCATCGCCGACGGGTCGATCACTATGGCGTTCGCGATCACCGAACCCGACGCCGGCTCCAACAGCCACCGCATCACCACCACCGCGCGCCGCGACGGCGCCGACTGGATCCTGTCCGGCCAGAAGGTGTACATCTCCGGCGTCGATCAAGCGCAGGCGGTGCTCGTCGTCGGCCGTGCCTATAAAGAGGGAGCCCACAAATCCGAATCTCTTCGCCCGGCGCTGTTCATCGTGCCGACCGACACAAAAGGGTTGAGCGCGACCAAGATCGAGATGGAACTGGTCAGCCCGGAGAACCAGTTCCAGCTCTTCCTCGACGAGGTCCGGCTGCCCGCCGACGCGTTGGTCGGCTCCGAGGACGCCGCGATCGCGCAGCTGTTCGCCGGCTTGAACCCCGAGCGCATCATGGGCGCCGCGAGCGCGGTCGGCATGGGCCGGTTCGCGATCAACAAAGCCGTCGACTACGTCAAGACCCGTCAAGTCTGGAAGACACCGATCGGCGCTCACCAGGGGCTGTCACACCCGTTGGCGCAGAACCATATCGAGATCGAACTGGCGAAGCTGATGATGCAGAAGGCGGCATCGCTCTACGACGCGGGAGACGACGTCGGTGCCGCCGAGGCGGCGAACATGGCCAAGTACGCCGCAGGTGAGGCCTCGGTGCGCGCGGTCGATCAAGCGGTGCAGTCGATGGGCGGCAACGGCCTGACCAAGGAGTACGGCATCGCCGCCGCGGTCACGGCGTCGAAGCTCGCCCGCATCGCGCCGGTCAGCCGGGAGAT
- the accA1_1 gene encoding acetyl/propionyl-CoA carboxylase, alpha subunit codes for MITRVLVANRGEIARRVFATCTRLGIGTVAVYTDPDEHSPHVGEADARVRLSGRTGYLDADQLIAAAAASGADAVHPGYGFLSENAEFARAVGEAGLTWIGPPPAAVAAMGSKIEAKKMMAAAGVPVLDELDPDGVTSDQLPVLIKASAGGGGRGMRVVRELSELPGQVEAARREAASAFGDPTVFCERYLASGHHVEVQVLADQHGTVWAVGERECSIQRRHQKIIEEAPSPLVERTPGMRAKLFDAARLAATAIGYTGAGTVEFMADAFGDFYFLEMNTRLQVEHPVTEETTGLDLVELQLLVADGGRLDAEPPPSRGHAIEARLYAEDPAKGWQPQAGTVHRFEVPANVRVDSGVVDGSVVSIFYDPMLAKVISYAPHRRQAATILADALSRSRIHGVRTNRDLLVNVLRHPAFLDGATDTAFFDTHGLGALSAPLTDDRTVALSAVAAALADAAANRSAATAFAAAPSGWRNLVSGHQIKRYADTGGTEHDVRYRFTRSGLELPGHDDVSLLSASPTRVVLTVAGVDRPFEVARYGQDMFVDSPSGPVHLIARPRFGDPDDAVAHGSLLAPMPGSVLRVGAAAGDTVTAGQPLVWLEAMKMEHTVTAPSDGVVAELNVEPGQQVDVGFVIARVVARSEGEQ; via the coding sequence ATGATCACTCGAGTTCTGGTCGCCAACCGCGGTGAGATCGCCCGTCGGGTGTTCGCGACATGCACGAGACTCGGCATCGGCACGGTCGCCGTCTACACCGACCCCGACGAGCACTCCCCGCATGTCGGCGAGGCCGACGCGCGGGTACGCCTGAGCGGCCGCACCGGATACCTCGACGCCGATCAGCTGATCGCCGCGGCTGCGGCTTCAGGCGCCGACGCCGTCCACCCCGGATACGGATTCTTGTCGGAGAACGCCGAATTCGCGCGCGCGGTAGGTGAGGCGGGTCTGACGTGGATCGGGCCGCCACCCGCAGCGGTGGCCGCGATGGGCAGCAAGATCGAGGCGAAGAAGATGATGGCCGCCGCGGGTGTCCCCGTACTCGACGAGCTGGACCCCGACGGCGTGACCTCCGACCAATTACCCGTGTTGATCAAGGCTTCGGCGGGCGGCGGGGGCCGCGGTATGCGCGTGGTGCGTGAGTTGTCGGAGTTGCCGGGCCAAGTCGAAGCCGCCCGCAGGGAGGCGGCATCCGCATTCGGTGACCCGACGGTGTTCTGCGAGCGCTACCTGGCCAGCGGCCACCATGTCGAGGTCCAGGTGCTCGCTGACCAACACGGCACCGTCTGGGCGGTCGGTGAACGCGAGTGCTCGATCCAGCGGCGCCACCAGAAAATCATCGAAGAGGCGCCCTCGCCACTCGTCGAGCGCACACCAGGCATGCGCGCCAAGCTGTTCGATGCCGCGCGGCTGGCCGCGACCGCGATCGGCTATACCGGAGCGGGCACCGTGGAGTTCATGGCCGACGCGTTCGGCGACTTCTACTTCCTCGAGATGAACACCCGGCTGCAGGTCGAACACCCGGTGACCGAAGAGACCACCGGCCTGGATCTGGTCGAGCTGCAATTGCTTGTCGCCGACGGGGGCAGGCTCGACGCCGAACCGCCGCCGTCACGGGGCCATGCCATCGAGGCGCGCCTCTACGCCGAGGATCCGGCGAAGGGCTGGCAGCCGCAGGCGGGCACCGTGCACCGGTTCGAGGTCCCGGCCAACGTCCGGGTGGATTCCGGGGTGGTCGACGGATCGGTGGTGTCGATCTTCTACGACCCGATGCTGGCCAAGGTGATCTCCTATGCGCCTCACCGTCGCCAGGCGGCCACCATCCTCGCCGATGCACTGTCGCGCAGTCGCATTCACGGCGTGCGCACCAACCGCGATCTGCTGGTCAACGTGCTTCGTCATCCGGCGTTCCTCGACGGCGCCACCGACACCGCGTTCTTCGACACCCACGGGCTGGGAGCATTGTCGGCACCGCTCACCGACGACCGCACGGTGGCGTTGTCGGCAGTTGCCGCCGCCCTGGCCGATGCGGCCGCGAACCGCAGCGCTGCGACGGCATTCGCGGCCGCCCCCAGCGGTTGGCGAAATCTGGTGTCGGGCCACCAGATCAAGCGGTACGCGGACACCGGCGGCACCGAGCACGACGTCCGATACCGGTTCACCCGCTCGGGTCTCGAGTTGCCCGGCCACGACGACGTGTCGCTCCTTTCGGCATCACCGACGCGGGTCGTGCTGACCGTGGCGGGCGTGGACCGACCGTTCGAAGTGGCGCGCTACGGCCAGGACATGTTCGTCGACTCACCCTCGGGCCCGGTGCATCTCATCGCCAGACCGCGGTTCGGGGACCCCGACGACGCCGTCGCACACGGCTCGTTGTTGGCGCCGATGCCCGGTTCGGTGCTGCGCGTCGGCGCCGCGGCCGGCGACACCGTCACCGCAGGCCAACCGCTGGTGTGGCTGGAAGCCATGAAGATGGAGCACACCGTCACCGCACCCAGCGACGGTGTGGTCGCCGAACTCAACGTCGAACCCGGTCAGCAAGTCGACGTCGGCTTCGTCATCGCCCGAGTCGTCGCCCGATCCGAAGGAGAACAGTGA
- a CDS encoding acetyl-CoA carboxylase, carboxyl transferase subunit alpha, which translates to MTALRSTLDAASPTFGEAAAAMTAKIAELDTEHAKALAGGGEKYVQRHHDRGKLTARERIELLIDPDSPFLELSPLAAWGSDFTVGASVVTGIGAVEGVECLLVANDPTVKGGTSNPWTLKKILRANQIALQNRLPLISLVESGGADLPTQKEIFIPGGQMFRDLTRLSAAGIPTVALVFGNSTAGGAYIPGMSDHVVMIKERSKVFLAGPPLVKMATGEEADDESLGGAEMHARTSGLADYFALDEADAIRIGRRVVARLNWDKRGPKPAPVVEPLYDAEELVGIVPPDLRIPFDPRDVIARVVDGSEFDEFKPMYGSSLVTGWARLYGYPIGILANARGVLFSEESQKATQFIQLANRSNTPLLFLHNTTGYMVGRKYEEGGMIKHGSMMINAVSNSTVPHISLLIGASYGAGHYGMCGRAYDPRFLFAWPSAKSAVMGGTQLAGVLSIVSRAAAEARGQAVDEDADAALRAAVEAQIDAESLPMFLSGRLYDDGVIDPRDTRTVLGMCLSAIATGPIEGTSNFGVFRM; encoded by the coding sequence ATGACCGCTCTTCGATCCACGCTCGACGCCGCGTCGCCCACGTTCGGTGAGGCGGCGGCCGCGATGACCGCCAAGATCGCCGAGCTCGACACCGAACACGCCAAAGCGCTGGCAGGCGGCGGCGAGAAGTATGTGCAGCGGCACCACGACCGCGGCAAGCTGACCGCCCGCGAGCGCATCGAGCTGCTGATCGACCCCGACTCACCGTTTCTGGAGTTGAGCCCGCTCGCCGCGTGGGGCAGCGACTTCACCGTCGGCGCCAGCGTGGTCACCGGCATCGGCGCGGTCGAGGGCGTCGAATGCTTGCTCGTCGCCAACGATCCCACCGTCAAGGGCGGCACCAGCAACCCGTGGACGCTGAAGAAGATCCTGCGCGCCAACCAGATTGCGTTACAGAACCGGCTGCCGCTGATCTCTCTGGTGGAGTCCGGTGGGGCGGACCTGCCGACACAGAAGGAGATCTTCATCCCCGGCGGGCAGATGTTCCGCGACCTGACCAGGTTGTCCGCGGCCGGCATTCCGACCGTCGCCCTGGTGTTCGGCAACTCGACCGCAGGTGGAGCCTACATCCCCGGCATGTCCGACCACGTCGTGATGATCAAGGAGCGGTCCAAGGTGTTTCTGGCCGGGCCGCCGTTGGTGAAGATGGCCACCGGCGAAGAAGCCGACGACGAGTCTCTCGGTGGAGCCGAAATGCATGCCCGCACCTCGGGTCTGGCCGACTACTTCGCGCTCGACGAGGCCGACGCCATCCGCATCGGACGGCGCGTCGTCGCCCGGCTGAACTGGGACAAGCGAGGCCCGAAGCCCGCACCGGTCGTCGAACCCCTCTACGACGCCGAAGAACTGGTCGGCATCGTGCCCCCGGATCTGCGCATCCCGTTCGATCCGCGCGATGTGATCGCCCGCGTCGTCGACGGGTCGGAATTCGACGAGTTCAAGCCGATGTACGGCTCGTCACTGGTGACAGGGTGGGCCAGGCTCTACGGCTACCCGATCGGCATCCTGGCCAACGCGCGCGGCGTCTTGTTCAGCGAGGAGTCGCAGAAGGCCACTCAGTTCATCCAGTTGGCGAACCGCTCGAACACCCCACTGTTGTTCCTGCACAACACGACCGGATACATGGTCGGCCGCAAGTACGAGGAAGGCGGCATGATCAAGCACGGCTCGATGATGATCAACGCCGTATCAAACTCGACCGTGCCGCACATCTCGCTGCTGATCGGAGCCTCGTACGGCGCGGGTCACTACGGAATGTGCGGCCGCGCGTACGACCCGCGGTTCCTGTTCGCCTGGCCCAGCGCCAAATCCGCGGTGATGGGCGGAACACAGCTGGCGGGAGTGCTGTCGATCGTCAGCCGCGCTGCCGCCGAGGCCCGCGGCCAGGCCGTGGACGAGGACGCCGATGCCGCGCTGCGGGCCGCGGTCGAAGCGCAGATCGACGCCGAGTCGCTTCCGATGTTCCTGTCGGGCAGGCTCTACGACGACGGAGTGATCGATCCCCGCGACACGCGCACCGTCCTTGGAATGTGTCTGTCCGCCATTGCCACTGGCCCGATCGAGGGGACGTCGAACTTCGGCGTCTTCCGGATGTGA
- a CDS encoding acyl-CoA dehydrogenase: protein MSIWHTPEREQLRKTVRTFVERAVLPHVDEWESRGELPRDLHLKAGQAGLLGAGFPEAVGGGGGDGVDAVVICEEMHYAGSPGGVFASLFTSGIAVPHMIASGDERFIDTYVRPTLLGEKIGSLAITEPGGGSDVGHLTTRADRDGEDYIINGAKTYITSGVRADYVVTAVRTGGPGAAGISLIVVDKGTPGFQVTRKLDKMGWRSSDTAELSYTDVRVPAANLVGSENSGFLQIAAAFVSERVGLAAQAYAGAQRCLDLTVEWCRNRETFGRPLISRQQVQNTLAEMARRIDVARVYTRHVVERQIHGETNLIAEVCFAKNTAVEAGEWVANQAVQLFGGMGYMAESEVERQYRDMRILGIGGGTTEILTSLAAKTLGFQS from the coding sequence GAGCATTTGGCACACTCCCGAACGCGAACAACTGCGCAAGACCGTGCGGACGTTCGTCGAGCGTGCGGTGCTCCCCCACGTCGACGAGTGGGAAAGCCGTGGTGAACTGCCGCGCGACCTGCACCTCAAGGCCGGCCAGGCCGGCCTGCTGGGCGCCGGTTTCCCCGAGGCGGTCGGCGGGGGCGGCGGCGACGGGGTCGACGCGGTGGTGATCTGCGAGGAGATGCACTACGCCGGCTCACCCGGTGGAGTGTTCGCCTCGCTGTTTACCTCGGGAATTGCGGTGCCGCACATGATCGCTTCGGGCGACGAGCGGTTCATCGACACGTATGTGCGGCCCACTCTGCTTGGTGAGAAGATCGGCAGCCTCGCCATCACCGAACCGGGCGGCGGCTCGGACGTCGGACACCTGACCACCCGCGCAGATCGCGACGGCGAGGACTACATCATCAACGGCGCCAAGACGTACATCACGTCGGGTGTGCGCGCCGACTACGTCGTGACCGCGGTGCGCACCGGCGGGCCGGGCGCGGCTGGAATCTCGTTGATTGTCGTGGACAAGGGGACTCCCGGATTTCAAGTCACCCGCAAGCTCGACAAGATGGGCTGGCGCTCCTCGGATACCGCCGAACTGTCCTACACCGACGTTCGGGTCCCCGCCGCCAACCTCGTCGGCTCGGAGAACTCGGGCTTCCTGCAGATCGCGGCGGCGTTCGTCTCCGAACGGGTCGGACTCGCCGCGCAGGCCTACGCCGGCGCGCAACGCTGCCTCGACCTCACCGTCGAGTGGTGCCGAAACCGGGAAACCTTCGGCCGCCCGCTGATCTCACGACAGCAGGTCCAAAACACGCTGGCCGAGATGGCGCGGCGGATCGACGTGGCACGGGTGTACACCCGCCACGTCGTCGAACGGCAGATTCATGGCGAGACCAACCTGATCGCCGAAGTGTGCTTCGCCAAGAACACCGCCGTCGAGGCCGGCGAATGGGTGGCCAACCAGGCCGTCCAACTGTTCGGCGGCATGGGCTACATGGCCGAGTCCGAGGTCGAACGTCAGTACCGCGACATGCGGATCCTCGGGATCGGTGGCGGCACAACCGAAATACTCACCTCCCTGGCCGCCAAGACGTTGGGATTCCAATCATGA